Proteins co-encoded in one Klebsiella michiganensis genomic window:
- the moaA gene encoding molybdenum cofactor biosynthesis protein A (together with moaC, is involved in the conversion of a guanosine derivative (GXP) into molybdopterin precursor Z) produces MTASPVFGKVYSVSQLTDAFARKFYYLRLSITDVCNFRCSYCLPDGYKPHGVANKSFLNVDEIRRITRAFAALGTEKVRLTGGEPSLRRDFTEIIAAVRENASIRQLAVTTNGYRLARDVNAWRDAGLTALNVSVDSLDARQFHAITGQDKFRQVMEGIDAAFSVGFERVKVNTVLMRDVNHNQLETFLAWIKPRPIQLRFIELMETGDGGTLFRKHHISGKTIRDQLLERGWVHQLRQRSDGPAQVFCHPDYKGEIGLIMPYEKDFCASCNRLRVSSIGNLHLCLFGEQGIALRDLLADDAQQSELEGRISSALAQKKQTHFLHDGNTGITQNLSYIGG; encoded by the coding sequence ATGACTGCATCTCCCGTATTTGGAAAGGTGTATTCAGTGTCCCAGCTTACCGATGCTTTTGCGCGTAAGTTCTATTACTTGCGCTTATCAATTACCGACGTCTGCAACTTTCGCTGCAGCTATTGCCTGCCCGACGGCTACAAGCCACACGGTGTGGCCAATAAAAGCTTCCTCAACGTCGATGAAATCCGCCGCATAACCCGGGCTTTTGCCGCCCTGGGAACAGAAAAGGTGCGCCTGACCGGCGGGGAACCCTCTTTGCGCCGCGACTTTACCGAGATAATCGCCGCGGTGCGCGAAAACGCGTCGATTCGCCAGCTTGCAGTGACGACCAACGGCTATCGCCTGGCCCGGGATGTGAACGCATGGCGTGATGCGGGGCTTACCGCCCTTAACGTGAGCGTCGACAGCCTGGATGCCCGCCAGTTTCACGCCATCACCGGCCAGGATAAATTTCGGCAGGTGATGGAAGGGATTGACGCCGCTTTTAGCGTGGGGTTTGAGCGAGTAAAAGTGAACACCGTGCTGATGCGCGACGTAAACCACAATCAGCTCGAGACCTTTCTCGCCTGGATTAAACCTCGTCCTATTCAGCTCCGCTTCATTGAGCTGATGGAAACCGGCGATGGCGGCACGCTTTTCCGTAAACACCATATCTCCGGCAAAACGATTCGTGACCAGCTGCTTGAACGCGGCTGGGTGCATCAGCTTCGCCAGCGTAGCGATGGCCCCGCCCAGGTCTTCTGCCACCCCGACTATAAAGGGGAAATCGGGCTCATCATGCCGTATGAGAAAGATTTCTGTGCCAGCTGTAACCGGCTGCGCGTTTCGTCCATCGGCAACCTTCATCTTTGCCTGTTCGGCGAGCAGGGGATTGCGCTTCGCGATCTGTTAGCGGATGACGCCCAGCAAAGCGAGCTGGAAGGGCGTATTTCTTCCGCGCTGGCGCAGAAAAAGCAAACCCATTTCCTGCATGACGGTAATACCGGCATCACCCAAAATCTGTCGTATATCGGCGGCTAG
- a CDS encoding molybdopterin biosynthesis protein B, whose protein sequence is MSQVSAEFIPARIAILTVSSRRGEDDDTSGHYLSEVATEAGHQVVDKAIVKENRYAIRAAVSQWIADEQVQVVLINGGTGFTDGDQTPEALLPLFDREVEGFGELFRMLSFEEIGTSTLQSRAVAGMANKTLIFAMPGSTKACRTAWENIIQPQLDARQRPCNFHPHIKK, encoded by the coding sequence ATGAGTCAGGTAAGCGCAGAGTTTATCCCGGCACGTATTGCTATTTTGACGGTGTCCAGCCGTCGTGGTGAAGATGACGACACCTCGGGCCACTACCTGAGTGAGGTTGCCACGGAAGCGGGGCATCAGGTGGTAGACAAAGCTATCGTCAAAGAAAACCGGTATGCCATCCGGGCCGCAGTTTCACAGTGGATTGCCGATGAGCAGGTTCAGGTGGTGTTGATTAACGGCGGCACCGGATTTACCGACGGAGACCAGACCCCTGAGGCGCTTCTTCCGCTTTTTGATCGAGAAGTTGAAGGTTTTGGCGAACTGTTCCGTATGCTCTCCTTTGAAGAGATTGGCACATCCACACTGCAGTCTCGCGCCGTTGCGGGCATGGCTAACAAAACGCTGATTTTTGCCATGCCGGGCTCAACCAAGGCCTGCCGAACGGCCTGGGAAAATATCATTCAGCCTCAGCTGGATGCCCGTCAGCGCCCGTGCAATTTCCACCCACATATTAAGAAGTAA
- the moaC gene encoding molybdenum cofactor biosynthesis protein MoaC (MoaC; along with MoaA is involved in conversion of a guanosine derivative into molybdopterin precursor Z; involved in molybdenum cofactor biosynthesis): MSHLTHINAAGEAHMVDVSAKAETVREARAEAFVTMLPDTLAMIVDGSHHKGDVFATARIAGIQAAKRTWELIPLCHPLLLSKVEVQLEAQTEHSRVRIESVCRLTGKTGVEMEALTAASVAALTIYDMCKAVQKDMVIGPVRLLEKSGGKSGDFKVENHA, from the coding sequence ATGTCGCACTTGACCCATATTAACGCCGCCGGGGAAGCGCACATGGTGGACGTGTCCGCCAAGGCTGAAACGGTACGTGAAGCCCGCGCCGAAGCGTTTGTCACCATGCTCCCGGACACGCTGGCGATGATTGTAGATGGCAGCCACCACAAAGGTGACGTTTTTGCCACCGCGCGTATCGCGGGGATCCAGGCCGCTAAACGCACCTGGGAACTGATCCCGCTTTGCCATCCGCTTTTGCTAAGCAAAGTAGAAGTACAGCTCGAGGCTCAGACCGAGCACAGCCGCGTTCGCATCGAGTCCGTATGCCGCCTGACGGGAAAAACCGGTGTAGAAATGGAAGCATTGACTGCGGCCTCCGTCGCCGCGTTGACCATTTATGACATGTGCAAGGCCGTGCAAAAAGACATGGTCATCGGCCCGGTACGCTTGCTTGAAAAAAGCGGCGGAAAATCCGGCGATTTTAAGGTGGAAAACCATGCTTAA
- the moaD gene encoding molybdopterin synthase small subunit (catalyzes the conversion of molybdopterin precursor Z into molybdopterin): MLNVLFFAQVRELVGCDSLTLDEAYGDVEQLRAALADKGSRWALALESGKLLAAVNQTLVSFDHPLAKGDEVAFFPPVTGG; this comes from the coding sequence ATGCTTAATGTCCTGTTTTTTGCCCAGGTACGTGAACTGGTTGGCTGCGACAGCCTGACGCTGGATGAAGCCTACGGCGATGTGGAGCAGTTGCGCGCGGCTTTGGCCGACAAAGGCAGCCGTTGGGCGCTGGCGCTGGAGTCCGGCAAGCTGCTGGCCGCGGTCAATCAAACGCTGGTGAGCTTCGATCATCCGCTGGCGAAGGGCGACGAAGTGGCCTTTTTCCCACCGGTGACCGGAGGTTAA
- the moaE gene encoding molybdopterin guanine dinucleotide biosynthesis protein MoaE (catalyzes the conversion of molybdopterin precursor Z into molybdopterin): MDSTRIIVGRENFNVGEEYQWLSQCDEDGAVVTFTGKVRNHNLGDSVSALTLEHYPGMTEKALAEIVAEARSRWPLQRVTVIHRIGELWPGDEIVFVGVTGAHRSSAFEAAQFIMDYLKTRAPFWKREATAEGDRWVEARDSDKQAAKRW; this comes from the coding sequence ATGGACAGCACCCGAATCATTGTTGGCCGCGAGAATTTTAACGTCGGCGAAGAGTATCAGTGGCTTTCGCAGTGCGATGAAGATGGCGCGGTCGTGACCTTCACCGGTAAAGTTCGCAATCATAACCTCGGCGATAGCGTCAGTGCCCTGACGCTTGAGCATTACCCGGGAATGACCGAAAAAGCGCTGGCGGAAATTGTGGCCGAGGCCAGAAGCCGTTGGCCGCTGCAGCGTGTGACGGTGATTCACCGCATCGGTGAGCTGTGGCCTGGGGATGAAATCGTCTTTGTGGGCGTGACGGGCGCGCACCGTAGCTCGGCGTTTGAAGCCGCCCAGTTCATCATGGATTACCTGAAAACCCGCGCCCCGTTCTGGAAACGTGAGGCGACCGCCGAAGGGGATCGCTGGGTCGAAGCCAGAGACAGCGATAAGCAGGCGGCTAAACGCTGGTAG
- a CDS encoding membrane protein has product MDRFPRPNETIVQRANTGLQTFMAQVYGWMTCGLLLTAFIAWYAANTPAVMEFVFSSKITFFGLIIVQLGLVFVLSGMVHKLSAGVATSLFMLYSALTGLTMASIFLVYTYSSIASTFVVAGGMFGAMSLYGYTTKRDLSGFGNMLFMALIGIVLASLVNFWLKSDALMWAITYIGVVVFVGLTAYDTQKLKNIGEQIDTRDAQMLRKYSILGALTLYLDFINLFLMLLRIFGNRR; this is encoded by the coding sequence ATGGACCGATTCCCGCGTCCCAATGAGACTATCGTACAGCGCGCCAATACGGGTCTTCAGACCTTTATGGCGCAAGTATACGGCTGGATGACCTGCGGTCTACTTTTAACCGCCTTTATCGCGTGGTACGCGGCGAATACCCCGGCGGTTATGGAATTTGTCTTCTCCAGCAAAATCACCTTCTTTGGTTTGATTATCGTTCAACTGGGGCTGGTTTTTGTGCTCTCCGGCATGGTGCATAAGCTTAGCGCCGGCGTGGCGACTTCGCTATTCATGCTTTACTCGGCGCTGACCGGGTTGACCATGGCGAGCATTTTCCTGGTGTACACCTATTCGTCTATCGCCAGCACGTTTGTGGTGGCCGGTGGGATGTTTGGCGCTATGAGCCTCTACGGCTATACCACCAAACGTGACCTGAGCGGCTTCGGCAACATGCTCTTTATGGCGCTGATCGGCATTGTTCTGGCTTCGCTGGTTAACTTCTGGCTGAAAAGCGATGCGCTCATGTGGGCCATCACCTACATCGGCGTGGTGGTGTTTGTGGGCTTAACCGCTTATGACACGCAGAAACTGAAAAACATCGGCGAGCAAATTGATACCCGCGACGCGCAAATGCTGCGGAAGTACTCGATTCTGGGTGCCCTGACGCTGTATCTCGACTTCATCAACCTGTTCCTGATGCTGTTGCGTATCTTTGGCAATCGCCGTTAA
- a CDS encoding membrane protein has translation MKWQQRVRVRTGLGCWQIMLHLAVVAALLVGWKTATLIPVGVGLCLLYVATVVMMFIFQRFHTGLLRDIGDFLEELTTTWYFGNAMIALWLLSRVVQSHLILALAGLAMLAGPAIFSLLAKDKSRNLSPKHPVRR, from the coding sequence ATGAAGTGGCAACAACGTGTAAGAGTGAGAACCGGACTGGGTTGCTGGCAGATTATGCTGCATCTTGCGGTGGTCGCTGCGCTGCTCGTTGGCTGGAAAACCGCGACCCTGATCCCCGTGGGCGTGGGGCTGTGCCTGCTTTATGTTGCCACCGTGGTGATGATGTTTATCTTCCAGCGTTTTCACACCGGCCTGCTGCGCGACATTGGTGATTTCCTCGAAGAGTTGACCACCACCTGGTATTTTGGCAACGCGATGATTGCATTGTGGCTGCTGTCACGCGTGGTGCAGAGTCACCTGATTCTGGCGCTCGCCGGCCTGGCAATGCTCGCCGGACCGGCTATCTTCTCCCTGCTCGCGAAAGACAAGTCACGCAATCTTTCGCCTAAACATCCAGTACGCCGCTGA
- a CDS encoding membrane protein: MFYRLWTLIRKELQSLLREPQTRAILILPVLIQVLLFPFAATLEVTNATIAIYNEDNGNHSIELTQRFARASAFSHVLLLKSPQEIQPTIDNQKALLLIRFPANFSRDIASQNPAKLQILLDGRNSNSAQIAANYLQQIVNNYQQELMAGMPEPNNSELTIRNWYNPNLDYKWFVVPSLIAMITTIGVMIVTSLSVAREREQGTLDQLLVSPLATWQIFVGKAVPAQIVALVQATIVLAVGIWGYHIPFSGSLLLFYFTMIIYGLSLVGFGLLISALCATQQQAFIGVFVFMMPAILLSGYVSPVENMPVWLQDLTWINPIRHFTDITKQIYLKDASFGIVWQSLWPLLVIAATTGSAAYWMFRRKIA; encoded by the coding sequence ATGTTTTATCGTTTATGGACGTTAATTCGCAAAGAGCTGCAGTCGCTGCTGCGCGAGCCTCAGACCCGCGCCATTCTGATTTTGCCGGTGCTGATTCAGGTGCTTTTGTTCCCGTTTGCCGCCACGCTTGAGGTGACCAATGCCACCATCGCTATCTATAACGAAGACAACGGCAACCACTCGATTGAGCTAACCCAGCGCTTTGCTCGCGCCAGCGCCTTCAGCCACGTACTGCTGCTAAAAAGCCCTCAGGAGATACAGCCGACTATAGACAACCAAAAAGCGCTTCTGCTGATTCGCTTCCCGGCGAACTTTTCGCGGGATATTGCCAGTCAGAATCCGGCGAAACTGCAAATTCTGCTCGACGGGCGTAACTCAAACAGCGCGCAGATTGCCGCGAATTACCTCCAGCAAATCGTCAATAACTATCAGCAAGAGCTGATGGCCGGCATGCCTGAACCCAACAACAGCGAGCTGACAATCCGCAACTGGTATAACCCTAACCTCGATTACAAATGGTTTGTGGTACCGTCGCTGATTGCGATGATAACCACCATCGGGGTGATGATTGTGACCTCCCTCTCGGTGGCTCGCGAACGCGAGCAAGGCACGCTCGATCAGCTGTTGGTTTCCCCGCTGGCTACCTGGCAAATTTTTGTTGGCAAAGCGGTTCCCGCCCAGATTGTCGCGCTGGTACAGGCCACCATTGTGCTGGCGGTGGGTATTTGGGGTTATCACATCCCCTTCTCCGGCTCGCTGCTGCTGTTTTACTTCACGATGATTATCTATGGGCTGTCGCTGGTGGGGTTTGGGCTGCTGATTTCCGCCCTCTGCGCAACCCAGCAGCAGGCGTTTATTGGCGTGTTTGTCTTTATGATGCCGGCGATTCTACTTTCCGGCTATGTCTCACCGGTGGAAAACATGCCGGTGTGGCTGCAGGATTTAACGTGGATAAACCCCATTCGTCATTTCACCGACATTACCAAGCAGATTTACCTGAAGGATGCGAGCTTTGGGATTGTCTGGCAGAGTCTGTGGCCGCTCCTGGTCATTGCGGCCACAACGGGATCAGCGGCGTACTGGATGTTTAGGCGAAAGATTGCGTGA
- a CDS encoding membrane protein, translating into MSEHSPGISWRRVRALCVKETRQIVRDPSSWLIAVVIPLLLLFIFGYGINLDSSRLHVGVLIEQQSEDALDFTHAISASPFIEPTISDNREQLIQLMQAGKIRGMVTIPPDFAQNMARPGATAPIQVITDGSEPNTANFVQGYMQGIWQLWQQQRAEDRGEHFEPLIDVQLRYWFNPAAISQHFIIPGAVTIIMTVIGAILTSLVVAREWERGTMEALLSTQVTRAELLLCKLVPYYVLGMLAMLLCMLVTVFILGVPWRGSLVLLFLITSLFLLSTLGMGLLISTITRNQFNAAQVALNAAFLPSIMLSGFIFQIDSMPAIIRAVTYVIPARYFVSTLQSLFLAGNITSVLIVNTLFLIASAVMFIGLTALKTKRRLD; encoded by the coding sequence ATGAGCGAACATAGCCCAGGGATATCGTGGCGCCGCGTGCGCGCCCTGTGTGTGAAAGAAACCCGGCAAATCGTGCGCGATCCCAGCAGTTGGTTAATCGCCGTGGTTATCCCACTTCTGTTGCTGTTTATCTTCGGCTACGGCATTAACCTTGACTCCAGTCGCCTCCACGTCGGCGTGCTGATTGAGCAGCAGAGCGAAGACGCGCTGGACTTCACCCACGCCATTAGCGCCTCGCCGTTTATTGAGCCCACCATCAGCGATAACCGTGAGCAGTTGATTCAGCTGATGCAGGCCGGAAAGATTCGCGGCATGGTGACTATCCCTCCCGATTTTGCGCAGAATATGGCTCGCCCCGGCGCAACGGCCCCGATTCAGGTGATCACCGACGGCAGCGAGCCCAATACGGCTAACTTTGTTCAGGGGTATATGCAGGGGATCTGGCAACTTTGGCAACAGCAGCGGGCAGAAGATCGCGGGGAGCATTTTGAACCCTTAATCGACGTGCAGCTGCGCTATTGGTTTAACCCCGCCGCCATCAGCCAGCACTTTATTATTCCCGGCGCGGTGACCATCATCATGACGGTCATTGGCGCGATACTGACTTCTCTTGTGGTGGCTCGGGAATGGGAGCGCGGCACCATGGAGGCTCTGCTTTCCACCCAAGTTACGCGGGCTGAACTGCTGCTCTGCAAGCTGGTGCCCTATTATGTGCTGGGGATGTTAGCCATGCTGCTTTGCATGCTCGTGACGGTGTTTATCCTCGGTGTCCCCTGGCGCGGCTCGCTGGTGCTGCTGTTTCTGATAACCAGCCTGTTTTTACTCAGCACGCTGGGCATGGGGCTGCTGATTTCCACCATTACGCGTAACCAGTTCAACGCCGCCCAGGTCGCACTGAACGCCGCATTTTTACCTTCTATTATGCTGTCAGGCTTTATTTTCCAGATAGACAGCATGCCGGCCATTATCCGGGCAGTGACCTACGTCATCCCGGCGCGCTACTTCGTCAGTACCCTGCAAAGCCTGTTTCTGGCGGGGAATATCACCTCAGTGCTGATCGTCAATACGCTGTTTTTGATTGCCTCGGCGGTGATGTTTATCGGCCTCACGGCGCTGAAAACCAAACGCCGGCTCGATTAA
- a CDS encoding multidrug ABC transporter ATP-binding protein: MSSNDAVIRLQGLVKRFPGLEKPAVASLDCEIHAGAVTGLVGPDGAGKTTLMRMLAGLLQPSEGTASVIGLDPIKDDRALHAELGYMPQKFGLYEDLTVMENLTLYADLRGVTGEQRKSTFARLLEFTSLGPFTERLAGKLSGGMKQKLGLACTLVGQPKVLLLDEPGVGVDPISRRELWQMVHELAGEGMLILWSTSYLDEAEQCREILLMNEGELLYHGAPKALTQKMAGRSLLVSHEQENNRQLLQRALKLPQVSDGVIQGRSVRLILAKEASVSDLATALNVPESGLKETDPRFEDAFIDLLGGAAANESPLGDILHTIDGESGETVIQAEELTKKFGDFAATDHVNFAVKRGEIFGLLGPNGAGKSTTFKMMCGLLVPTSGKALVLDMDLKTSSGKARQRLGYMAQKFSLYGNLTVAQNLRFFSGVYGLRGRAQQDKIARMSEAFALKPIANSTTDSLPLGFKQRLALACSLMHEPDILFLDEPTSGVDPITRREFWLHINSMVEKGVTVMVTTHFMDEAEYCDRIGLVYRGKLIASGTPDDLKQQVADSETPDPTMEQAFIGLIHEWDKEHSDERT, from the coding sequence ATGAGCAGCAATGACGCAGTCATTCGCCTGCAGGGGCTGGTTAAGCGTTTCCCTGGCCTTGAAAAACCGGCCGTCGCCAGCCTGGATTGCGAAATTCACGCCGGGGCTGTCACCGGACTGGTAGGCCCAGACGGCGCGGGGAAAACGACGCTCATGAGGATGCTTGCCGGGCTGCTGCAGCCGAGCGAAGGCACCGCCTCAGTTATCGGCCTCGATCCGATTAAAGACGATCGTGCCCTGCATGCCGAACTGGGCTACATGCCGCAGAAATTTGGCCTGTACGAAGATTTAACGGTCATGGAAAACCTCACCCTCTATGCGGACCTGCGGGGCGTTACCGGAGAGCAACGTAAGAGCACATTTGCCCGGCTGCTGGAATTCACCTCACTGGGGCCATTTACCGAACGGCTGGCGGGCAAGCTCTCGGGGGGGATGAAACAAAAGCTAGGCCTCGCCTGTACCCTTGTCGGCCAGCCGAAAGTACTGTTGCTGGATGAGCCTGGTGTGGGCGTAGACCCTATATCCCGGCGAGAATTGTGGCAAATGGTGCACGAGCTGGCGGGCGAAGGCATGCTGATCCTCTGGAGCACATCGTATCTCGATGAAGCCGAGCAGTGCCGGGAAATTCTGCTGATGAACGAAGGCGAGCTGCTTTACCACGGGGCGCCGAAAGCGCTGACGCAGAAGATGGCCGGGCGTTCGCTGCTGGTCAGCCATGAGCAGGAGAATAACCGCCAGCTTCTTCAGCGCGCTCTGAAGCTACCGCAGGTCAGCGACGGCGTGATTCAGGGGCGCTCGGTGCGGCTGATCCTTGCCAAAGAGGCAAGCGTGAGTGACCTGGCTACCGCCCTGAACGTGCCCGAGTCTGGCCTGAAAGAGACCGATCCACGCTTTGAAGACGCCTTCATTGATTTGCTGGGAGGGGCCGCCGCGAACGAATCTCCGCTCGGCGATATTCTTCATACCATTGACGGCGAGTCCGGGGAGACGGTGATTCAGGCCGAAGAGTTAACCAAAAAATTCGGCGACTTTGCAGCAACCGACCACGTTAACTTTGCCGTTAAGCGGGGAGAAATCTTCGGACTGCTTGGCCCCAACGGGGCCGGCAAATCCACCACCTTCAAGATGATGTGCGGTTTGTTAGTCCCCACTTCGGGCAAAGCGCTGGTGCTGGATATGGACCTGAAGACCAGTTCCGGAAAGGCGCGCCAGCGTCTGGGCTATATGGCACAAAAATTCTCCCTCTACGGCAACCTGACGGTGGCGCAAAACCTACGTTTCTTCTCCGGGGTGTATGGCCTTCGCGGACGTGCTCAGCAGGATAAAATTGCCCGCATGAGCGAAGCATTTGCGCTGAAGCCTATCGCCAATAGCACCACGGATTCGCTGCCGCTGGGCTTTAAGCAGCGGCTGGCGCTTGCCTGCTCGCTGATGCACGAACCGGATATTCTGTTTCTCGACGAACCCACTTCCGGCGTGGACCCTATTACCCGCCGTGAATTCTGGCTGCATATCAACAGTATGGTTGAGAAAGGCGTGACTGTGATGGTGACCACTCACTTTATGGATGAGGCCGAATACTGCGACCGCATCGGGCTGGTGTATCGCGGCAAGCTGATTGCCAGCGGCACGCCGGACGATCTGAAGCAGCAGGTGGCGGATAGCGAGACGCCAGACCCTACCATGGAGCAGGCGTTTATTGGGCTGATTCACGAATGGGATAAGGAACACAGCGATGAGCGAACATAG
- a CDS encoding membrane protein produces the protein MNNKKPVIAVIVIIALVAAAFGGWKWYQSQQNSELTLYGNVDIRTVNLSFRVGGRLAALEVDEGDAIKTGEPLGLIDKAPYENALRQAEANVAAAQAKYDLIIAGYRDEEIAQAAAQVNQAQAAYDYAQNFYQRQQGLWATKTISANDLANARSSSDQAKATLKAAQDKLSQYRSGNRPQEIAQAQASLQQAKAQLAQSQLDLQDTTLLAPSDGTLLTRAVEPGSMLNAGSTVLTLSLTRPVWVRAYIDETNLGQAKPGSELLIYTDGRPNKPYHGKVGFVSPTAEFTPKTVETPDLRTDLVYRLRIIVTDADDALRQGMPVTVKFNGGTQHEQQ, from the coding sequence ATGAACAATAAGAAGCCGGTGATTGCCGTCATTGTGATAATAGCGCTCGTGGCCGCGGCGTTTGGCGGCTGGAAGTGGTATCAGAGTCAGCAAAACAGCGAGCTAACGCTTTACGGCAACGTGGATATTCGCACCGTTAACCTCAGCTTCCGCGTGGGAGGTCGACTCGCGGCGCTTGAGGTCGATGAAGGCGATGCTATCAAAACCGGTGAACCCCTTGGGCTGATAGATAAAGCGCCGTATGAAAATGCTTTGCGTCAGGCCGAGGCCAACGTTGCGGCCGCCCAGGCCAAATACGATTTAATTATTGCGGGCTACCGCGACGAAGAAATAGCCCAGGCAGCGGCGCAGGTTAACCAGGCGCAGGCGGCCTATGATTATGCGCAAAACTTCTATCAGCGCCAGCAGGGACTGTGGGCGACCAAAACCATCTCGGCGAATGATTTAGCCAACGCCCGTTCATCAAGCGACCAGGCAAAAGCCACGCTGAAAGCGGCCCAGGATAAGCTCAGCCAGTACCGCAGCGGCAATCGCCCGCAGGAAATTGCTCAGGCGCAGGCCAGCCTTCAGCAAGCCAAAGCGCAGCTGGCTCAGTCGCAGCTTGATCTGCAGGACACCACGCTGCTCGCCCCTTCTGACGGCACGTTGCTCACCCGGGCAGTTGAGCCAGGCAGCATGCTTAATGCGGGCAGTACGGTGCTCACCCTTTCACTCACTCGCCCGGTGTGGGTTCGCGCCTATATTGACGAAACCAATCTGGGGCAGGCCAAACCCGGCAGCGAACTGCTGATTTATACCGATGGCCGCCCGAACAAGCCTTACCACGGCAAGGTGGGCTTTGTGTCCCCGACGGCGGAGTTCACCCCCAAAACTGTTGAAACCCCGGATCTGCGCACCGATTTAGTCTATCGCCTACGCATTATTGTTACCGATGCAGATGACGCACTGCGTCAGGGCATGCCCGTTACGGTGAAATTCAACGGTGGAACCCAGCATGAGCAGCAATGA
- a CDS encoding transcriptional regulator, producing the protein MTPSPTPVTSRGEQAKNTLISAAIAQFAEYGLHATTRDIAAQAGQNIAAITYYFGSKEALYMASAQWIADFISGNFHEHVAAAEALLCQPAPDKEKIRHLIHTALGQMLALLTADDTLNLSKFISREQLSPTAAYQLIHQQVIDPMHSLLTTLVAHYTGRDPFDTDTILHTHTLLGQVLAFRLGRETILLRTGWPQFDQAKVQQISRVVLSHVDFILQGLSVNRGNASDEQ; encoded by the coding sequence ATGACACCTTCGCCGACGCCCGTCACCAGCCGGGGCGAACAGGCTAAAAATACGCTAATCAGCGCCGCCATTGCGCAATTTGCCGAGTACGGCTTGCACGCCACAACGCGAGATATCGCCGCACAGGCCGGGCAAAACATAGCCGCGATAACCTATTACTTTGGCTCCAAAGAAGCGCTTTATATGGCTTCCGCGCAGTGGATTGCTGACTTTATCAGCGGTAACTTTCACGAGCATGTTGCGGCCGCAGAAGCCTTGCTGTGCCAGCCCGCCCCCGACAAAGAGAAAATACGGCATCTGATCCATACCGCGCTCGGGCAAATGCTAGCCCTGTTGACCGCAGACGATACCCTCAACCTGAGTAAATTTATTTCCCGCGAACAGCTTTCCCCCACCGCCGCTTATCAGCTTATTCACCAGCAGGTTATCGACCCGATGCACTCCCTGCTAACCACGCTGGTGGCGCATTACACCGGGCGGGATCCTTTTGATACCGACACCATCTTGCATACCCACACGCTGCTCGGCCAGGTGCTGGCCTTCCGGCTTGGGCGAGAAACCATCCTGTTGCGTACCGGCTGGCCTCAGTTTGACCAGGCAAAGGTGCAGCAAATAAGCCGCGTGGTGCTGAGCCACGTTGATTTCATCCTGCAGGGATTATCCGTAAACAGAGGAAACGCTAGTGATGAACAATAA